Proteins co-encoded in one Salvia splendens isolate huo1 chromosome 4, SspV2, whole genome shotgun sequence genomic window:
- the LOC121800946 gene encoding EG45-like domain containing protein — protein MTIARVMIVLTIASSLFCMVLAKSGKATFYTEYTPSACYGNKGESTMIAAANPSLYDNGKACGKRYKIRCRGGTNHGDKPCRKGYVTVKIIDLCPDCTDDQLDLSQQAFQKIANPDAGVVRINYVK, from the exons atgaCAATTGCTCGTGTTATGATCGTGTTGACAATCGCCTCAAGCCTTTTCTGTATGGTCTTAGCCAAATCAGGAAAAGCCACATTCTACACTGAATACACAC cATCGGCATGCTATGGAAACAAGGGAGAAAGTACGATGATAGCGGCTGCTAACCCAAGTTTATACGATAACGGGAAAGCTTGTGGGAAAAGGTACAAAATAAGGTGCAGGGGTGGCACCAACCACGGCGACAAACCATGTCGGAAAGGTTATGTCACGGTGAAGATCATCGATCTCTGCCCTGACTGCACAGATGATCAACTTGATCTCTCCCAACAAGCGTTTCAAAAGATCGCCAATCCTGATGCTGGTGTTGTTCGTATTAACTATGTCAAGTAA
- the LOC121800947 gene encoding putative EG45-like domain containing protein 1: MASQLTFTMFFAVVALLLSVAFAIPGTATFYTQYVPSACYGNQDNGVMIAAASDALWNNGAICGKVLVVTCTEVPTTLYPNCTGLSVTVKIVDHCPGCGGTLNLSKEVFSAIANPAAGVVNIDYYW, translated from the exons atggcTTCTCAATTGACGTTCACAATGTTTTTTGCAGTTGTTGCTCTTTTATTATCAGTGGCTTTTGCTATACCAGGAACAGCCACTTTCTACACACAATACGTTC CTTCAGCATGTTATGGGAACCAAGACAATGGAGTGATGATAGCTGCAGCAAGTGATGCTCTATGGAACAATGGTGCTATTTGTGGCAAAGTATTAGTCGTTACATGCACTGAAGTACCAACAACTTTGTATCCGAATTGCACCGGGCTGAGCGTGACGGTGAAGATCGTCGATCACTGCCCCGGGTGTGGCGGGACCCTAAATCTCTCTAAAGAAGTCTTCTCAGCAATTGCTAATCCCGCTGCTGGGGTTGTCAACATTGACTATTATTGGTAA
- the LOC121799403 gene encoding EG45-like domain containing protein translates to MALAKMIMFAFAAASIFSMASAISGTATYYGPPLVPSSCYGYQDKGVMVAAANPALFNNRAACGNRYIIRCTGATNLGVPQPCRNGPITVTIVDLCPGCGANQIDLSQEAFKAIADPNAGRIRIDYTRV, encoded by the exons ATGGCTTTAGCAAAAATGATTATGTTTGCATTTGCTGCAGCTTCCATATTCTCCATGGCATCTGCTATTTCTGGAACAGCCACTTACTACGGCCCTCCTCTCGTTC CATCATCATGCTACGGGTACCAAGACAAAGGCGTGATGGTAGCAGCTGCAAATCCTGCACTGTTCAACAATCGTGCAGCTTGCGGGAATAGATACATAATACGGTGCACCGGAGCCACCAACCTAGGGGTGCCGCAACCATGCCGCAACGGCCCCATCACTGTGACCATCGTTGATCTCTGCCCGGGTTGCGGCGCCAACCAGATCGATCTCTCTCAGGAAGCTTTCAAAGCTATTGCAGACCCTAACGCGGGAAGAATCCGAATTGATTATACCCG GGTTTGA
- the LOC121800199 gene encoding EG45-like domain containing protein has product MGFARIVMVALVAASIVSMASAIAGTATYYSPIVPSSCYGFEDRGTMVAAANPALFNNRAACGDRYTVQCTGPTNQGVPQPCRNGPITVTIVDLCPGCAADQIDLSEQAFNQIADPAAGRIRIEYNRV; this is encoded by the exons ATGGGTTTTGCAAGAATAGTAATGGTAGCACTTGTTGCAGCTAGCATAGTTTCCATGGCATCCGCCATCGCTGGAACCGCAACATACTACAGCCCGATAGTCC CATCATCATGCTACGGGTTCGAAGACAGAGGTACGATGGTAGCAGCTGCAAATCCCGCGCTGTTCAACAATCGTGCAGCCTGCGGGGATAGATACACTGTCCAGTGCACCGGGCCCACCAACCAAGGGGTGCCTCAGCCATGCCGCAACGGCCCCATCACTGTGACCATCGTTGATCTCTGCCCGGGTTGCGCGGCCGACCAGATCGATCTCTCTGAGCAAGCTTTCAACCAAATTGCGGACCCTGCCGCAGGAAGGATCAGGATTGAATATAACCG GGTTTGA